A segment of the Salminus brasiliensis chromosome 1, fSalBra1.hap2, whole genome shotgun sequence genome:
CAAACAAGAGGAAGTGAGCGCCCACGTGAATACTGGGAGTCGAGACCCAAAGACAACAGAGGTATCTTGCATCTATATTCAGTCAACAACAATTTTACCAGTTTGAAAAAGAACCGTTTTTAACTAAGGCAAAGGATGTCCAATGTCCATTTGTTGggaaacagtaaaaagaaacatGGAGAATGGAATTCAGGTAGGAAGTACAAGAGGTAAGAGGATACCCGGGGCACTGGAAATGAAACCGTCTAGCAGGGAATAAACAAACaacctccaaaaaaaaagaatccaaGTACTGAAAGATACAGTGTGTCCATGTTTTGGTTTAAAGTAGACGATTCAAGCATTGACGAACGTTCGTGTTTTTCGGGCATAgcttctttttgtttgtttgtttgttttttttgttttctcatgGCCAGTGGCAAGTTGaggtttgaggtgtgtgtgtgtaggctatATCTCTGCTTAACGAAGCATTACCCCGTCGCAGAGGTCCATGAAAAGAACCATCCCTTAACTGTGCCTCGTTCATAGACACTGACCCAGAAACAGCTTTTTCGTCCAGAATAAGCATTCTAACTACGACATGACATAAAAAGCTACAAAGTGATCCTAGAGCAGCATCTAGATCAACTAGTGTCTTTTATGTGAACAGTCCATAGTGCCATTGGCTGGTGGCCTTGTGGTACCACCTCAAGCAAAATTGCACTTGAGGAAGACCAGCTTGTTCATCTCCTCGGCGGTGACTTGCCGCTTCTTCTTCATCGCTAAGGTCTGCTCGCAGATGCTGACGCATTCGCTGCGGACCCCGACTGCGGGCACTGCCAGTAGCCACAGTGCCAGGCGGGACAGCTTAGGGTAACGGTCCATGACCGAGCTCCAGTACTGGAACAGATCACCAGTGGCATGGAAGAGCGGCTCGCCCAGATACTGGAACAACTCCTTCCGGACCTGTGGCTCCTCGGCAGCACAAGATGGCCTCTCCACCCCGCAGTCCATACGCCCTCGCTTTGGACCAGAAGGCCCGTCACCATCCCTCTCGTCTCCAGCGATCCCGGAAGAGCCCCCACTTCCAGGTTCCCTCATGCTCGCAGCCATGTCACATGCCCTGGAGATGATCTCCTCATGCTGATATCCAGGGACCGGTCTCAGTTTGAGCTGGGGGTCCAAGATCATCGCCACTTGATGTACTCGCTCCACCTTGAAGTTCTCCTTTAGTGCCTCCAGAAAGTAGTGACAGAGCTTGCTACCAGCACCTGCTTCTCCTGCCTTGGAAGTGAACAGCTTCTCCAGGCGAATGTAGGCCGGCAGCACTTGCTGAAGCGTGGGCCAACGATCGCCTCCTAGCTCCTGCGCTGCCTGGCGCAAGGGTGCCAGCAGGCATGCTAGCGTGCCAAGAAGATGCTTGTTGAGGGCCTGCAGGAGGGGTGCCGTGCTCTTGCAGCGGCCATACGCTTCACATATGGCCTCAAAGTTCTCGTGGACCTTGAGCAGAGCCTCAGCAGTCGAATCCCAGCATGGAGGTGGTGGGGCCTCGTCTACGGCTTTGCTCTCACGGCTAAAGCTTGTTGTTCCAGCAATGTCGCGACACGTAGCCAAAAGTTCTCCTAGTTCATGGAGGCCCCTGGCCTGAAGACTACGTCGGCCAAGGACAGCCTGAATGGTGGCTGCCAGCGAGCATCCCGCACACCGCAGGCTAAGACCGGACCGGCCGCAAAAAGGTAACAGTGACAAACGTGGCTCGGTGACGTAGACAGTGCGAATCTCGGACATGACGAACTCTGAAAGGACGTTCTGGACCCAGTGATGCACATGTTCAGGACCCTCCCTAAGAGAGGCCTCCTTAAGTCCTAGTACGTAGCGTCGAAGCCGGACCCCTTCGACCTGATATGCTGTGAGCACGTAACAGGAGTCCCCTCCGATTGTCTGAGAATGGCAGGTCACGGCAATGCCTGAAGAAGAGTTTGACCCCAGGGCACACGTGACTTTCACTTTGACCTGGTTGTACATGCGAGGAAG
Coding sequences within it:
- the znf618 gene encoding zinc finger protein 618 isoform X3, translated to MSSTQEVPNHSREKGDGAAPPTETNPTQTAPTTSPTATAASVKAEPRPAASSPPSNGKASEANLPAEICVVIGGSRNSQAQGSYICGICGKKYKYYNCFQTHVRAHRETEGTPSGEGASHILNNSFRYTCDICGKKYKYYSCFQEHRDLHAVDDPYDHVIPVEEPVKEEIEPLQKIGPKTGSYTCEFCGKQYKYFNPYQEHVALHTPMKSSFGLKMEGKLSGKSNLRDGNNSQSSSDTTSPMMPTSFPTSQKAYTCGSCGIQFQFYNNLMEHMQSHAADNENHTKEDSAAKVCQAPIASQEQTWKSPPPAQRNHMPSYQNRLLPEKERQQVAERLLRMMCTDLGLLSALSSKDFLKLAQTLVDTGSRHGAYSIRDALGDMSSLALKQLPRMYNQVKVKVTCALGSNSSSGIAVTCHSQTIGGDSCYVLTAYQVEGVRLRRYVLGLKEASLREGPEHVHHWVQNVLSEFVMSEIRTVYVTEPRLSLLPFCGRSGLSLRCAGCSLAATIQAVLGRRSLQARGLHELGELLATCRDIAGTTSFSRESKAVDEAPPPPCWDSTAEALLKVHENFEAICEAYGRCKSTAPLLQALNKHLLGTLACLLAPLRQAAQELGGDRWPTLQQVLPAYIRLEKLFTSKAGEAGAGSKLCHYFLEALKENFKVERVHQVAMILDPQLKLRPVPGYQHEEIISRACDMAASMREPGSGGSSGIAGDERDGDGPSGPKRGRMDCGVERPSCAAEEPQVRKELFQYLGEPLFHATGDLFQYWSSVMDRYPKLSRLALWLLAVPAVGVRSECVSICEQTLAMKKKRQVTAEEMNKLVFLKCNFA
- the znf618 gene encoding zinc finger protein 618 isoform X2 encodes the protein MSSTQEVPNHSREKGDGAAPPTETNPTQTAPTTSPTATAASVKAEPRPAASSPPSNGKASEANLPAEICVVIGGSRNSQAQGSYICGICGKKYKYYNCFQTHVRAHRETEGTPSGEGASHILNNSFRYTCDICGKKYKYYSCFQEHRDLHAVDDPYDHVIPVEEPVKEEIEPLQKIGPKTGSYTCEFCGKQYKYFNPYQEHVALHTPMRIPSPITILPDAQSSFGLKMEGKLSGKSNLRDGNNSQSSSDTTSPMMPTSFPTSQKAYTCGSCGIQFQFYNNLMEHMQSHAADNENHTKEDSAAKVCQAPIASQEQTWKSPPPAQRNHMPSYQNRLLPEKERQQVAERLLRMMCTDLGLLSALSSKDFLKLAQTLVDTGSRHGAYSIRDALGDMSSLALKQLPRMYNQVKVKVTCALGSNSSSGIAVTCHSQTIGGDSCYVLTAYQVEGVRLRRYVLGLKEASLREGPEHVHHWVQNVLSEFVMSEIRTVYVTEPRLSLLPFCGRSGLSLRCAGCSLAATIQAVLGRRSLQARGLHELGELLATCRDIAGTTSFSRESKAVDEAPPPPCWDSTAEALLKVHENFEAICEAYGRCKSTAPLLQALNKHLLGTLACLLAPLRQAAQELGGDRWPTLQQVLPAYIRLEKLFTSKAGEAGAGSKLCHYFLEALKENFKVERVHQVAMILDPQLKLRPVPGYQHEEIISRACDMAASMREPGSGGSSGIAGDERDGDGPSGPKRGRMDCGVERPSCAAEEPQVRKELFQYLGEPLFHATGDLFQYWSSVMDRYPKLSRLALWLLAVPAVGVRSECVSICEQTLAMKKKRQVTAEEMNKLVFLKCNFA
- the znf618 gene encoding zinc finger protein 618 isoform X4 produces the protein MSSTQEVPNHSREKGDGAAPPTETNPTQTAPTTSPTATAASVKAEPRPAASSPPSNGKASEANLPAEICVVIGGSRNSQAQGSYICGICGKKYKYYNCFQTHVRAHRETEGTPSGEGASHILNNSFRYTCDICGKKYKYYSCFQEHRDLHAVDDPYDHVIPVEEPVKEEIEPLQKIGPKTGSYTCEFCGKQYKYFNPYQEHVALHTPMRNLPGNLLHLAGIPSPITILPDAQSSFGLKMEGKLSGKSNLRDGNNSQSSSDTTSPMMPTSFPTSQTDNENHTKEDSAAKVCQAPIASQEQTWKSPPPAQRNHMPSYQNRLLPEKERQQVAERLLRMMCTDLGLLSALSSKDFLKLAQTLVDTGSRHGAYSIRDALGDMSSLALKQLPRMYNQVKVKVTCALGSNSSSGIAVTCHSQTIGGDSCYVLTAYQVEGVRLRRYVLGLKEASLREGPEHVHHWVQNVLSEFVMSEIRTVYVTEPRLSLLPFCGRSGLSLRCAGCSLAATIQAVLGRRSLQARGLHELGELLATCRDIAGTTSFSRESKAVDEAPPPPCWDSTAEALLKVHENFEAICEAYGRCKSTAPLLQALNKHLLGTLACLLAPLRQAAQELGGDRWPTLQQVLPAYIRLEKLFTSKAGEAGAGSKLCHYFLEALKENFKVERVHQVAMILDPQLKLRPVPGYQHEEIISRACDMAASMREPGSGGSSGIAGDERDGDGPSGPKRGRMDCGVERPSCAAEEPQVRKELFQYLGEPLFHATGDLFQYWSSVMDRYPKLSRLALWLLAVPAVGVRSECVSICEQTLAMKKKRQVTAEEMNKLVFLKCNFA
- the znf618 gene encoding zinc finger protein 618 isoform X1; this translates as MSSTQEVPNHSREKGDGAAPPTETNPTQTAPTTSPTATAASVKAEPRPAASSPPSNGKASEANLPAEICVVIGGSRNSQAQGSYICGICGKKYKYYNCFQTHVRAHRETEGTPSGEGASHILNNSFRYTCDICGKKYKYYSCFQEHRDLHAVDDPYDHVIPVEEPVKEEIEPLQKIGPKTGSYTCEFCGKQYKYFNPYQEHVALHTPMRNLPGNLLHLAGIPSPITILPDAQSSFGLKMEGKLSGKSNLRDGNNSQSSSDTTSPMMPTSFPTSQKAYTCGSCGIQFQFYNNLMEHMQSHAADNENHTKEDSAAKVCQAPIASQEQTWKSPPPAQRNHMPSYQNRLLPEKERQQVAERLLRMMCTDLGLLSALSSKDFLKLAQTLVDTGSRHGAYSIRDALGDMSSLALKQLPRMYNQVKVKVTCALGSNSSSGIAVTCHSQTIGGDSCYVLTAYQVEGVRLRRYVLGLKEASLREGPEHVHHWVQNVLSEFVMSEIRTVYVTEPRLSLLPFCGRSGLSLRCAGCSLAATIQAVLGRRSLQARGLHELGELLATCRDIAGTTSFSRESKAVDEAPPPPCWDSTAEALLKVHENFEAICEAYGRCKSTAPLLQALNKHLLGTLACLLAPLRQAAQELGGDRWPTLQQVLPAYIRLEKLFTSKAGEAGAGSKLCHYFLEALKENFKVERVHQVAMILDPQLKLRPVPGYQHEEIISRACDMAASMREPGSGGSSGIAGDERDGDGPSGPKRGRMDCGVERPSCAAEEPQVRKELFQYLGEPLFHATGDLFQYWSSVMDRYPKLSRLALWLLAVPAVGVRSECVSICEQTLAMKKKRQVTAEEMNKLVFLKCNFA